In Acropora muricata isolate sample 2 chromosome 11, ASM3666990v1, whole genome shotgun sequence, one DNA window encodes the following:
- the LOC136889943 gene encoding sperm-associated microtubule inner protein 10-like, whose protein sequence is MTTAAETRQRIPVWSRHHPQIPQRYVPPWTHDMKNRGLILENCKLRNYPWGPHDTSIYLTHRERLNNIEPQEMVNSKSIRVARERLLKPWFHSPLSRYQSSLMFRKS, encoded by the exons ATGACAACGGCCGCTGAGACACGACAGAG AATCCCTGTTTGGTCTCGTCACCATCCTCAAATCCCACAGCGATATGTGCCACCATGGACCCATGATATGAAAAACAGAGGGCTCATTCTCGAG AACTGCAAACTTAGGAACTACCCCTGGGGTCCTCATGATACAAGTATTTATTTGACTCACAGAG AGAGACTGAACAATATTGAACCTCAAGAGATGGTGAACAGTAAATCAATCAGAGTAGCACGTGAAAGGTTACTAAAGCCTTGGTTCCATTCTCCCCTGTCACGTTATCAAAGCAGTTTAATGTTCAGAAAGTCATAA
- the LOC136889933 gene encoding uncharacterized protein gives MSNIMLCLASVSTLCCISADRYLAVVRPMRYKQLLTPKRAIFMLAIVWFGSFSLSCVPLITDYEFHPGINNCSPAWHRSCLLYAFMAIFSFGVPFVILLSTYGMIFHSVRQHTKRVSHWSASSRFHDSFNGTDTTGSYVQASFASLSTPKEVKQNRHQRNGYEFSANDIPKNSRQNLRICKQSCLTGRHCNRKFRSHSTGGNRISPGKNFLPLLLKMKAGAAAKPEQTEGHAKQPPQECSFSFSFNRPVTGTVSAIACPDDAQSNEIDNVWPITRSLSLSCVHPRDSTEHMTPLDQSSSIQGMYTCERMHCFTVTTTSTPEKGPKSIETFSSALSGSVSKPEAISTHLLQHISERNSSPFPEECQLCSMHRKPNKSLLHPPALPNSEHLVEASSHWQQGNDHLASLETSHVQESKIGNNLTHLPSVNKMHSPLLRLRAISKFKRKVQVNTLPREYKIAKIGFILVLVFFFSWGPYMMVHNCHYSFDTPLWVHQVSMWMVYLSCVFNPIIYALSSRHIRLAFSHHLKCFKRS, from the coding sequence TTGGCGATTGTGTGGTTTGGATCATTTTCCCTCTCTTGCGTTCCACTGATCACTGATTATGAGTTCCACCCCGGTATAAATAACTGTTCCCCTGCATGGCATCGGAGTTGTCTGTTATACGCGTTCATGGCTATCTTTTCGTTTGGTGTGCCTTTTGTAATACTTCTGTCAACCTATGGAATGATCTTTCATTCTGTGCGTCAGCACACTAAGAGAGTCTCTCACTGGAGTGCATCATCCAGGTTTCACGACAGCTTTAATGGGACGGACACCACTGGATCATACGTTCAAGCCTCGTTTGCCTCGCTCTCTACTCCCAAGGAAGTCAAACAAAATCGCCATCAAAGGAATGGATATGAATTTTCTGCAAATGATATACCAAAAAATTCCAGGCAAAATTTAAGAATTTGCAAACAAAGTTGTTTGACAGGGAGACATTGTAACAGAAAATTCCGGTCACATTCCACAGGCGGCAACCGCATCAGTCCTGGTAAAAATTTTCTGCCTCTGTTGCTCAAAATGAAAGCAGGTGCTGCAGCAAAACCAGAACAAACTGAAGGTCACGCTAAACAACCCCCACAAGAATGttcttttagtttttcttttaatcgcCCAGTCACTGGAACAGTGTCTGCAATAGCTTGCCCTGATGATGCACAGAGCAATGAAATTGACAATGTGTGGCCAATAACCAGATCACTAAGCCTGAGTTGTGTGCATCCAAGGGATTCAACTGAGCACATGACTCCATTAGACCAATCATCCAGTATACAAGGGATGTACACCTGTGAAAGAATGCATTGTTTTACAGTAACTACAACCTCTACCCCTGAAAAGGGACCAAAATCCATAGAAACATTCTCCTCTGCATTGAGTGGATCTGTGTCAAAACCAGAGGCAATTTCCACTCACTTGCTTCAGCACATCAGTGAACGCAACTCAAGTCCTTTTCCAGAGGAATGCCAACTATGTTCTATGCATAGAAAACCCAACAAGTCTCTTCTGCATCCACCAGCATTGCCCAACTCTGAACATCTTGTTGAGGCATCATCTCATTGGCAACAGGGAAATGACCATTTAGCAAGCTTGGAAACATCTCACGTACAAGAGTCAAAGATAGGCAACAATTTGACTCATCTACCTTCAGTGAATAAAATGCACTCGCCGTTGTTGCGACTCCGTGccatttcaaaattcaaaagaaaagttcAGGTGAACACGCTACCTCGCGAGTACAAGATTGCCAAAATCGGGTTCATATTGgtgttggtgttttttttttcttggggcCCATATATGATGGTGCATAATTGTCACTACTCCTTTGACACCCCTCTGTGGGTGCACCAAGTTTCCATGTGGATGGTGTATTTGTCATGTGTGTTTAACCCTATTATCTATGCCCTTTCAAGCAGACACATAAGACTAGCTTTCAGCCACCACTTAAAATGCTTCAAGAGGAGTTAG
- the LOC136889935 gene encoding melanopsin-like isoform X2, with amino-acid sequence MVAPHFVGFAIAASLFGSCGIVLNLTVCLTYILNRRLLDASNIFILNISAGDFLYSITALPMLVTSNALGKWSFGDGGCVAYGFLTTFFALGAMMNLAGAAYERYVTMCKLYESGERQFSRRKAAFLCSVLWTYALIWSIAPIFGWSSYKQEGIGTSCSTDWKSRDVKSLSYGIVLIITCFVVPVAVILYCHIEAYKVTRKLGKQAQQNWGSHTRATHETLKAQKKMGEIAVVITVGFVVAWTPYTVASVIGMYDPNVVSDVGASIPAYFAKSSSCYNPFIYLFMYKKLRIGMVRLLCCMKKQVYPSSSGLTRDPTCQEIPMVVPVNNPS; translated from the coding sequence ATGGTGGCTCCTCATTTCGTAGGCTTTGCAATAGCAGCATCACTTTTTGGAAGTTGTGGAATTGTGCTCAACTTGACCGTTTGTCTGACGTACATTCTCAACCGTCGATTATTGGATGCATCTAACATCTTTATCCTTAACATTTCCGCTGGGGATTTCTTATATTCGATCACCGCGCTTCCTATGCTGGTCACAAGCAATGCACTCGGCAAGTGGTCATTCGGAGATGGTGGCTGTGTTGCGTATGGCTTCCTCACGACGTTTTTCGCGCTTGGCGCTATGATGAACCTTGCCGGCGCCGCTTACGAACGTTACGTAACAATGTGCAAACTGTACGAAAGCGGCGAACGTCAGTTTAGCCGCAGAAAAGCAGCGTTTCTCTGCTCGGTGTTGTGGACCTATGCACTGATCTGGAGCATTGCACCCATCTTTGGTTGGTCAAGCTACAAACAAGAAGGGATAGGAACGAGCTGTTCAACTGACTGGAAATCGAGAGATGTTAAAAGTTTGTCATATGGTATTGTCCTAATAATAACATGTTTTGTGGTACCTGTAGCAGTCATCCTTTACTGTCACATTGAAGCGTACAAAGTCACACGCAAATTGGGCAAGCAAGCGCAGCAAAACTGGGGCAGCCATACACGCGCTACCCACGAAACTCTAAAGGCACAGAAGAAAATGGGAGAGATAGCTGTGGTTATAACTGTTGGGTTTGTGGTTGCATGGACGCCCTACACCGTGGCGTCAGTTATTGGGATGTATGACCCCAACGTAGTAAGTGATGTCGGCGCCTCGATTCCAGCGTATTTCGCCAAGTCATCCTCTTGCTACAATCCATTCATTTACCTTTTCATGTACAAGAAACTCCGTATTGGAATGGTACGGTTACTTTGCTGCATGAAGAAACAAGTGTATCCATCTTCTTCGGGTCTGACACGGGATCCAACTTGCCAAGAAATTCCCATGGTTGTTCCAGTCAACAACCCCtcgtga